A single Parabacteroides timonensis DNA region contains:
- a CDS encoding sensor histidine kinase has translation MKTGNKIAFFYTAITVGVIAFVTIVFYFIATNYISRLYYSYLTEKAYATAEKHWEKDEVDEESYARIQKRYEETLPVATEILLNADSIAESHTALSQYMTEKEVARLYSGEVITFHEKEKMGAALYYPDNEGNFIVLVISNNQYGGDIQQRIGWLLLALIVISAILIYFVGKLYATRMVDRIDAAYQSEKAFISNASHELNNPLTAIQGECEISLLKERTPAEYQAALQRIASETKRIIQLMKHLLFLSHGDKEILKNATENIMLADFLMQFVGNRIRFTTDTFAYCLEANPHLLKIAIGNILNNACKYSGEKPVEMRLKGPVLTIEDSGIGIPSEEMKRIYQPFYRASNTREFAGHGIGLSLSLRILNSYGAQVDIHSEVNKGTKVVIDFG, from the coding sequence ATGAAAACGGGAAACAAGATCGCATTCTTTTATACGGCAATAACCGTCGGCGTTATTGCCTTTGTTACTATTGTTTTCTATTTTATTGCTACAAACTATATCAGCCGCCTGTATTATTCCTACCTGACTGAAAAAGCTTATGCCACCGCAGAGAAGCATTGGGAGAAGGATGAAGTGGACGAAGAAAGTTATGCTCGCATACAAAAACGGTATGAAGAAACCTTGCCGGTGGCTACTGAAATACTATTGAATGCCGATAGTATAGCCGAGTCACATACGGCATTATCGCAATATATGACCGAGAAAGAGGTTGCCCGGCTTTATTCCGGCGAAGTGATTACCTTTCATGAAAAAGAGAAAATGGGTGCCGCTCTTTATTATCCGGATAACGAAGGAAACTTTATTGTCCTGGTGATATCGAACAATCAATATGGGGGTGATATCCAGCAGCGTATCGGTTGGCTATTGCTAGCCCTGATCGTTATCAGTGCCATACTTATTTACTTTGTCGGAAAATTGTATGCAACCCGTATGGTCGATCGTATCGATGCCGCTTACCAAAGTGAGAAAGCTTTTATAAGCAATGCGTCGCATGAGTTGAATAATCCGCTTACTGCTATACAGGGAGAGTGTGAAATCAGCTTATTAAAAGAACGGACTCCGGCAGAATACCAGGCTGCTTTACAGCGTATCGCTTCGGAAACTAAACGTATCATCCAGTTGATGAAACATCTTCTTTTCCTTTCTCACGGTGATAAAGAGATATTAAAGAATGCCACTGAAAATATTATGCTGGCTGATTTTCTGATGCAGTTTGTCGGTAACCGGATCCGTTTTACTACCGATACCTTTGCCTATTGCCTGGAAGCGAATCCCCACCTATTAAAGATCGCTATCGGCAATATCTTGAACAATGCCTGTAAATACTCAGGTGAGAAGCCCGTCGAAATGCGTCTGAAAGGTCCTGTCCTGACCATCGAAGATTCAGGCATTGGCATTCCTTCGGAAGAGATGAAACGTATCTATCAGCCATTTTATCGTGCGAGTAATACCCGCGAGTTTGCCGGACATGGTATCGGCCTTAGTTTGTCACTACGCATTTTGAATTCCTATGGGGCTCAGGTGGACATACATTCCGAAGTGAACAAGGGTACAAAAGTTGTTATAGACTTTGGATAA
- a CDS encoding DUF6722 family protein, with protein sequence MKLKERVGEFFLDISKLVIGGIILSSIVKEPINRWVIYSLGAFFSFFLILVGFALISNSENKKKEV encoded by the coding sequence ATGAAATTAAAAGAAAGAGTAGGAGAATTCTTCCTCGACATCTCCAAACTGGTAATAGGAGGAATTATCTTGAGTAGTATTGTAAAGGAACCTATTAATAGATGGGTAATATATAGTTTAGGAGCATTTTTCTCATTTTTCTTAATACTTGTAGGATTTGCTTTAATTAGTAATTCAGAAAATAAAAAGAAGGAGGTATAA
- a CDS encoding biosynthetic peptidoglycan transglycosylase has translation MLKKSVGIFNKYIYFYSRFKQEEYMHQPVRKVIVTGVILLTALVLLLFFVRNIFVRQYIGHKLEKLEEARRISIHYDDISMVGLSGIQIEGLSVIPQDADTFLQSHSFRVKLDCSSLLLFKISVKSIEADGVNISFIKKDTTSNFDFLYHTATSQDVTVHTETEQNFARKTSRLFGLLFKLLPDNATLRNLSVSYLNKGDELLIEVPSLVIEDSRFTTGIRSTENGVQSEWVCEGILQDREKKIEARLHAKENTKITLPFLNYRWGAQIQFDTLAFKLEEILQKNDLHAVRGQAHISGLTLHQQRISPDTVLLDRGTFDCQVNIGKNYLELDSVSQINFNQLDFHLYLKAEKSNNWHITASVNKQDFPANDLFASLPKGLFNNLEGLRANGTLSYHFLLDVDFASLDSLQLESSLTARNFQITQYGNTDLRKMNEPFEYTVYENDEPVRTFEVGEGNPSFRPFLMVSRYLPLAIMQSEDAGFFYHNGFIPSAIRESLILDLKERRFARGGSTLSMQLVKNVFLSRNKTIARKLEEILIVWLIESNHLTSKERMFEVYLNIVEWGPLIYGAAEASHFYFAKEPSALSLGECIFLASIIPKPKHVRYCFDGLQLKPYYTEFYQVILSRLVDRGLITPEEAEGVRPEDLKITGPAKYYLAGPDNDQTN, from the coding sequence ATGTTGAAGAAAAGCGTTGGTATATTTAATAAATACATCTACTTTTACTCCCGTTTTAAACAAGAAGAATATATGCATCAACCTGTTAGGAAAGTAATAGTAACAGGTGTCATTCTTTTAACGGCATTGGTTTTACTTTTGTTTTTCGTACGGAATATATTCGTACGGCAATACATTGGGCATAAACTGGAGAAGTTGGAAGAAGCACGCCGAATATCCATTCACTATGACGATATTAGTATGGTCGGCCTGAGTGGTATACAGATCGAAGGGCTATCTGTGATTCCGCAGGATGCAGACACTTTTCTGCAAAGCCATTCTTTCCGGGTGAAATTGGACTGTTCTTCTCTTCTTCTTTTTAAAATTTCTGTAAAGAGTATTGAAGCCGATGGGGTGAACATTTCCTTTATTAAAAAGGACACAACTTCTAATTTCGATTTTCTGTATCATACTGCTACATCCCAAGATGTAACAGTCCATACCGAAACAGAACAGAATTTTGCACGAAAGACAAGCCGGCTATTCGGTCTACTTTTTAAGTTACTTCCTGATAATGCAACTTTACGTAATCTAAGTGTTTCTTATCTAAATAAAGGGGATGAACTCCTGATCGAGGTACCTTCGTTGGTCATTGAAGATAGTCGTTTCACGACCGGAATACGTAGTACGGAAAATGGAGTACAAAGCGAATGGGTTTGTGAGGGTATACTGCAGGACAGGGAAAAGAAGATTGAAGCCCGGTTACATGCCAAAGAGAATACAAAGATCACTCTCCCTTTCCTGAACTACCGTTGGGGAGCACAAATACAGTTTGATACATTGGCGTTCAAATTGGAGGAAATATTGCAAAAGAATGATTTACACGCTGTCCGAGGGCAGGCACATATAAGTGGGTTGACGCTTCATCAACAACGTATCTCTCCCGATACGGTTCTACTCGACCGGGGAACATTCGATTGTCAGGTGAATATCGGTAAGAACTATTTGGAGCTGGATAGTGTCTCCCAGATAAACTTTAACCAATTGGATTTCCATCTCTATTTAAAAGCAGAGAAAAGTAATAACTGGCATATAACCGCTTCGGTAAATAAACAGGATTTTCCTGCGAATGACTTGTTTGCCTCCCTTCCGAAGGGACTGTTTAATAATCTGGAAGGACTGAGGGCTAACGGAACATTATCTTATCACTTTCTATTGGATGTCGACTTTGCCTCATTGGATAGCTTGCAACTGGAGTCATCGCTTACTGCCCGGAATTTCCAGATCACTCAATATGGGAATACCGATCTACGCAAGATGAACGAACCCTTCGAATATACAGTTTACGAGAATGATGAACCGGTACGCACATTCGAGGTAGGTGAAGGCAATCCCTCTTTCCGCCCTTTCCTTATGGTATCGCGTTATCTGCCACTGGCAATTATGCAAAGTGAAGATGCAGGCTTCTTTTACCATAATGGTTTTATCCCGAGTGCGATTCGCGAGTCCCTGATACTGGACCTGAAAGAGCGACGTTTTGCCCGAGGTGGAAGTACGTTAAGTATGCAGCTGGTGAAAAATGTTTTTTTGAGCCGTAACAAGACGATTGCCCGTAAGCTGGAAGAGATATTGATTGTCTGGCTCATAGAGAGCAACCATCTTACTTCTAAAGAACGGATGTTTGAAGTTTACCTGAATATAGTCGAATGGGGACCGCTTATTTACGGTGCGGCCGAGGCTTCGCATTTTTACTTTGCCAAAGAGCCATCGGCTCTGTCTTTAGGAGAATGTATCTTCCTTGCCAGTATCATACCCAAACCGAAACATGTCCGTTACTGCTTTGACGGCTTACAACTGAAACCTTATTATACGGAGTTTTATCAGGTGATACTTAGCCGTCTGGTTGATCGTGGATTAATAACACCCGAAGAGGCTGAAGGTGTACGGCCGGAAGATTTGAAAATAACAGGCCCTGCTAAATATTACTTAGCAGGACCCGATAATGATCAGACAAATTAA
- a CDS encoding 2-hydroxyacid dehydrogenase — MSYKIAFFGAKPYDIASFDKVNEHFNYDIKYFKGHLNPNNVVLTKGADVVCIFVNDTADAAVIDAMAENGVKLLALRCAGFNNIDLTAAKGKLPVVRVPAYSPYAVAEYSVALMLSLNRKIHRAYWRTRDGNFSLNGMMGFDMHGKTIGIIGTGKIAKILIKILKGFGMHILAYDVYPDHKFAEEEGITYTTLDELYHKSDIISLHCPLTEETRYLINDQSIDKMKDGVMIINTGRGQLIHTNALIEGLKEKKISAAGLDVYEEEGDYFYEDKSDKIIDDDVLARLLSFNNVIVTSHQAFFTKEAMHNIAETTLQNIEDLRLNRPLVNEVIL; from the coding sequence ATGTCATACAAGATTGCATTTTTTGGAGCTAAGCCTTACGATATAGCTTCTTTCGATAAAGTAAATGAGCATTTTAACTACGACATCAAATATTTTAAGGGACATCTTAATCCTAACAATGTTGTCCTGACGAAAGGGGCCGATGTGGTCTGTATCTTTGTTAACGATACGGCTGATGCGGCTGTTATCGACGCAATGGCAGAAAATGGCGTTAAGCTGTTAGCTCTACGTTGTGCCGGTTTTAATAATATAGACCTGACAGCAGCCAAAGGAAAACTTCCGGTAGTACGTGTTCCGGCTTATTCACCGTATGCAGTTGCTGAATATTCAGTGGCATTAATGCTTTCGCTAAACCGGAAAATACATCGTGCTTACTGGCGTACCCGCGACGGTAATTTCTCACTGAATGGGATGATGGGATTCGATATGCACGGAAAAACAATCGGCATCATCGGAACGGGGAAAATCGCCAAGATACTGATTAAGATATTAAAAGGCTTCGGTATGCACATTCTTGCTTACGACGTATATCCTGACCATAAATTCGCAGAAGAAGAAGGGATCACTTATACAACACTGGATGAATTATACCATAAATCGGATATAATCTCATTGCATTGCCCGCTGACGGAGGAAACCCGTTATCTTATCAATGACCAGTCGATCGATAAAATGAAAGACGGCGTGATGATTATAAATACCGGGCGCGGTCAGTTGATTCATACCAATGCACTGATAGAGGGACTCAAAGAAAAGAAGATCTCGGCAGCCGGACTGGATGTGTACGAAGAAGAAGGTGATTACTTCTATGAAGATAAATCCGACAAAATTATTGATGACGATGTACTGGCACGCCTGTTATCTTTCAACAATGTGATCGTGACTTCGCATCAGGCCTTCTTTACCAAGGAGGCAATGCATAATATTGCGGAAACGACCTTACAGAATATCGAAGATTTGCGTCTTAATCGTCCATTAGTGAACGAAGTTATTCTATAA
- a CDS encoding patatin-like phospholipase family protein, protein MVIDNQTGLVLEGGGMRAIFTVGVLDYFMDHDIWFPYTIGVSAGASNGISYASRQRGRSKYSNIDLLKKYNYIGLRHFLSGRGYIDMKYLFYTYPERDYPLDFDTYFKSKDRFVMVTSNCLTGKAEYFEEKQDKDRLVDICCASCSLPVLCPVAYVDGIPMVDGGVCDAIPIQRAIDDGFPKNVVILTRNKGYRKKDKDFYLPGFIYKQYPAIREQLKLRYKRYNEVLDYIDQLETEGKVFVIRPEKKIEVGRTDSNPDRLEALYNEGYALAERLVGAALTTAR, encoded by the coding sequence ATGGTAATAGATAATCAAACAGGACTTGTATTGGAAGGCGGGGGGATGCGTGCCATCTTCACGGTCGGTGTATTAGACTATTTTATGGATCACGATATCTGGTTTCCCTATACGATCGGCGTATCGGCTGGAGCCAGTAACGGTATTTCGTATGCTTCCCGGCAACGGGGACGCTCAAAGTATAGTAATATCGATCTATTGAAAAAGTATAATTATATTGGCCTTCGACACTTTCTGAGTGGCCGGGGATATATTGATATGAAATATTTGTTCTATACATATCCGGAGCGGGATTATCCACTCGACTTCGATACTTACTTCAAGTCGAAAGATCGTTTTGTGATGGTTACCAGCAACTGTTTAACGGGTAAAGCGGAGTATTTTGAAGAGAAACAAGATAAAGACCGTCTGGTAGATATCTGTTGTGCTTCCTGCTCATTGCCGGTATTGTGTCCGGTTGCGTATGTGGATGGTATTCCGATGGTAGACGGTGGCGTTTGTGATGCTATACCTATCCAACGCGCTATTGATGACGGTTTCCCTAAAAATGTTGTTATCCTAACCCGCAATAAAGGATACCGCAAAAAAGATAAAGACTTTTATCTTCCCGGTTTCATTTATAAACAATATCCTGCTATACGCGAACAACTAAAACTAAGATATAAACGATACAATGAGGTACTCGATTATATCGATCAACTGGAAACAGAAGGAAAGGTATTTGTGATCCGTCCGGAAAAGAAGATAGAAGTAGGACGGACGGACAGTAATCCGGATCGGTTGGAAGCCTTATATAATGAAGGGTATGCGCTTGCAGAGCGTTTAGTAGGGGCGGCCCTTACGACCGCCCGCTAA